The following coding sequences are from one Primulina eburnea isolate SZY01 chromosome 15, ASM2296580v1, whole genome shotgun sequence window:
- the LOC140813963 gene encoding probable xyloglucan endotransglucosylase/hydrolase protein 8, whose protein sequence is MEKRAYLFLSLIVFTANVLAILDPFSEDAESNGSFDDNFSKTCPETNFKTSEDGQIWYLSLDKQAGCGFMTKQRYRFGWFSMKLKLVGGDSAGVVTAYYMCTENAAGPERDELDFEFLGNRTGQPYIIQTNVYKNGTGNREMRHSLWFDPAEDYHEYAFLWNNEQILFVVDQVPIRVYKNTNYTNSFFPNQKPMYLFSSIWNADDWATRGGLEKTDWKKAPFVSSYTNFVADGCQWVDPYPACVSTTTEHWWDQYNAWHLSENQNMDYAWVQRNLVIYDYCKDTKRFATLPEECWLNESIN, encoded by the exons ATGGAGAAAAGGGCTTATCTTTTTCTCTCTCTTATAGTCTTCACCGCCAATGTTCTTGCTATACTTGATCCATTTTCAGAGGACGCAGAGTCAAATGGTTCATTCGATGATAATTTCAGCAAGACTTGTCCTGAGACCAACTTCAAGACTTCTGAAGATGGGCAGATCTGGTATCTTTCCCTGGATAAACAAGCAG GTTGCGGGTTTATGACAAAGCAGAGATACAGATTCGGTTGGTTCAGCATGAAACTCAAACTTGTTGGTGGAGATTCAGCTGGAGTGGTCACTGCTTATTAT ATGTGCACTGAAAATGCGGCAGGGCCGGAGAGGGATGAGCTAGACTTCGAGTTCTTGGGGAATAGAACAGGGCAACCTTACATTATACAGACAAACGTGTACAAAAATGGAACTGGTAACCGCGAGATGAGACATAGTTTGTGGTTCGACCCCGCCGAGGATTATCACGAGTACGCCTTTCTGTGGAACAATGAACAAATACT ATTTGTTGTGGATCAAGTTCCTATCAGAGTATACAAGAACACGAACTACACAAACAGCTTCTTCCCCAACCAGAAGCCGATGTACTTATTTTCGAGCATCTGGAACGCGGATGACTGGGCAACGAGAGGTGGTCTAGAGAAAACAGACTGGAAAAAAGCACCATTTGTGTCATCTTACACCAATTTCGTGGCGGATGGGTGTCAATGGGTGGATCCTTATCCCGCCTGTGTATCCACCACCACGGAACATTGGTGGGATCAGTACAATGCGTGGCACCTCTCGGAGAATCAGAACATGGATTACGCTTGGGTGCAGAGGAACCTCGTGATATACGATTATTGTAAGGATACGAAAAGGTTCGCCACATTGCCTGAGGAGTGTTGGCTGAATGAATCCATCAACTGA
- the LOC140814328 gene encoding thiamine thiazole synthase 2, chloroplastic-like, translated as MAAMATTFTSPLSKTGFLDNKTSFHGCVIPTRDAKPIKWTRRNIPISMSATLSYDLENFKFNPIKESIVSREMTRRYMTDMITFADTDVVVVGAGSAGLSCAYELSKNPSINIAIIEQSVSPGGGAWLGGQLFSAMVVRKPAHKFLDELEIEYDEQEDYVVIKHAALFTSTIMSKLLARPNVKLFNAVAAEDLIVKGGRVAGVVTNWALVSMNHDTQSCMDPNVMESKVVVSSCGHDGPFGATGVKRLKSIGMIDNVPGMKALDMNTAEDAIVRLTREIVPGMIVTGMEVAEIDGAPRMGPTFGAMMISGQKAAHLALKVLGQPNALDGSNSEVKTDQPEFTLASMPSDETVDA; from the exons ATGGCAGCCATGGCCACTACCTTCACCTCTCCTCTTTCCAAGACTGGGTTTCTCGATAACAAGACCTCTTTCCATGGATGCGTCATCCCCACTCGTGACGCTAAGCCCATCAAATGGACCCGGCGGAACATACCAATTTCCATGTCCGCTACCCTGTCATACGACCTCGAAAACTTTAAGTTCAATCCCATTAAAGAATCCATCGTCTCCCGCGAGATGACCAGGCGTTACATGACGGATATGATCACCTTTGCTGACACCGACGTCGTCGTCGTCGGCGCCGGGTCTGCTGGTCTCTCCTGCGCCTACGAGCTCAGCAAGAACCCCAGCATCAACATAGCTATCATTGAACAATCCGTTAGCCCAGGTGGTGGCGCTTGGCTCGGCGGCCAGTTGTTCTCTGCCATGGTCGTCCGCAAGCCAGCACACAAGTTCCTTGACGAGCTTGAAATCGAGTATGACGAACAGGAAGACTACGTTGTGATCAAGCACGCCGCTCTTTTCACCTCCACCATCATGAGCAAACTCCTGGCGCGGCCCAATGTGAAGCTGTTCAACGCGGTGGCGGCCGAGGATTTGATCGTGAAGGGGGGGAGAGTGGCTGGAGTGGTTACAAACTGGGCTTTGGTTTCAATGAACCACGACACACAGTCGTGCATGGACCCGAACGTGATGGAGTCGAAAGTGGTGGTGAGTTCTTGCGGCCACGACGGTCCCTTCGGCGCCACTGGGGTGAAGAGATTGAAGAGCATTGGAATGATTGACAACGTCCCCGGCATGAAGGCCCTGGATATGAACACAGCTGAAGACGCCATTGTTAGGCTTACGAGGGAAATTGTTCCAGGGATGATCGTTACAGGAATGGAAGTTGCAGAGATTGATGGAGCCCCAAGAATG GGTCCAACGTTCGGGGCAATGATGATATCTGGACAAAAGGCTGCCCACCTGGCATTGAAAGTTCTTGGGCAGCCAAATGCGTTGGATGGTTCAAACAGTGAAGTGAAAACTGATCAGCCTGAATTCACTCTAGCCTCGATGCCATCTGATGAGACTGTGGATGCATAA
- the LOC140814187 gene encoding uncharacterized protein has translation MVCEKCEKKLSKVIVPDKWKEGAHNTTEGGGRKVNENKLLSKKHRWTPYGQTKCIICKQQVHQDGKYCHTCAYSKGVCAMCGKQVIDTKFYKQSNA, from the exons ATGGTGTGCGAGAAGT GTGAGAAGAAGTTGTCGAAGGTGATAGTGCCCGACAAGTGGAAGGAAGGGGCACACAATACCACAGAAGGTGGTGGCCGTAAGGTTAACGAGAACAAACTCCTTTCCAAGAAACACAG GTGGACACCATATGGACAAACAAAGTGCATTATCTGTAAGCAGCAAGTACATCAGGATGGCAAATATTGTCACACATGCGCATACAGTAAAG GGGTATGCGCAATGTGTGGAAAGCAAGTAATCGACACCAAGTTCTACAAGCAAAGCAATGCATAA